From the Hugenholtzia roseola DSM 9546 genome, one window contains:
- the smc gene encoding chromosome segregation protein SMC: MQLTSLEIKGFKSFADKVVLRFDAGITGVIGPNGCGKSNVIDAIRWVLGEQRTKHLRSDKMSNIIFNGTAKRKAADFAEVTLHFENNKNLLPAEYKEVSITRKYARNGNGDYFLNGVACRKKDILDLLAPTGATANSYAIIELKMVDDILNDREDARKQMFEEAAGIAQFKQRKKESLSKLESVDTDLERVEDLLGEITANMNHLEKQAAQVDKYLEAKDSYQRHSIALSKRQMRTFRQNLESQTQRQSELLAEKTQLHAQVETFEQHREAIKTDIESKESTLSEQRQQLSRQNEKIRYEQTEAQRKRDREKYLLERKGQVEKQIVETKQNNESQLAQIGELSQSQAFLQSQVESLEAELANIETLYKKEKQAHDFKRSELNLVQDRVKNLQSEILVLTKEKEVKEAQQAALLQENEQLGLEFSGQEAQIDKVNTQLSELEGLVESLQSDLDQQKNEQAEKERLIGRTQQEIEKEKEEKNNLLRRYDAQKNEVKLLKTLVESKEGYSQTVQYLTQNFNQVRPAASENALPTPPLLTELLDCQPEYIAALQTFLQPFMNFFVVENEQIALQTFAHLQEAKKGKAQFFVLERLKDLPTPLLLDVPQALSALAVVRFEAKYKSLFYALLQSLYFVEEDFDPAQTLLHPQAVFIRKDTTLLYGKNGELSGGQAKAQDEKSLLIGKKQQLENLEKSLVLLEAQIQNQTAQITTLESEKKELEASSLQASIQEKQKQLNRYLQEKISAQARLEQMQASLERSLQRKQVSNEKVSRLKNSIEGLEPQIAEKQFVLKTNEEKKNQLAADFERDSLRFEAQDAFFKEKNKQLYEEKARLEKIQQETAFKENAIAQNAERLYDLEQEAQQIQQESQKLHLQIEAHQQQERELSLLRNEWQQVYEEEQAAFRLLRAQDEELSQQIRNTSRKIQENNNSLLEIQNKIGESRLKLTALQERLQAEFNLVLEEEQMQQRRVEDELSDEVLIEEIESAKRRLQRIGAINETAKEAYLEVKERHDFITSEKDDLVKAKESLVMTLAELEAEAEKSFSEAFTTIRQNFIAVFRSLFSDEDNCDLKLLNPQQPLDSPIEILAQPKGKRPLTIKQLSGGEKTLTAVALLFSIYLYKPAPFCIFDEVDAPLDDANIDKFTRIIQKFSKEVQFIVVTHNKRTMVSTDVVYGVTMPEIGVSRAVPVSLKGLAVN, translated from the coding sequence ATGCAGCTTACAAGTTTAGAAATTAAAGGATTTAAAAGTTTTGCAGACAAGGTAGTTTTACGATTTGATGCAGGCATCACAGGGGTAATCGGACCCAACGGCTGTGGCAAGTCTAACGTCATCGATGCCATTCGCTGGGTGCTGGGCGAACAGCGCACCAAACACCTGCGCTCGGATAAGATGTCCAACATCATTTTTAATGGCACAGCCAAACGCAAAGCCGCCGATTTTGCCGAAGTTACGCTGCATTTTGAAAATAATAAAAACCTATTACCTGCTGAATACAAGGAAGTTAGCATCACACGCAAGTATGCTCGCAATGGCAATGGCGACTACTTTCTCAATGGCGTTGCGTGTAGGAAAAAGGACATCTTAGACCTGCTCGCTCCCACAGGCGCGACAGCCAATAGCTATGCGATTATCGAGCTAAAAATGGTCGATGATATTTTAAATGACCGCGAAGATGCCCGCAAACAGATGTTTGAGGAGGCGGCAGGTATTGCCCAATTCAAACAGCGCAAAAAGGAGAGCCTTAGCAAGCTCGAAAGCGTGGATACGGATTTGGAAAGGGTAGAAGATTTGTTAGGAGAAATTACGGCTAATATGAACCATTTGGAAAAACAAGCCGCCCAAGTGGATAAATATTTAGAGGCAAAGGATTCTTACCAGCGGCATAGCATTGCGCTTTCGAAACGCCAGATGCGCACTTTTCGCCAAAATTTGGAAAGTCAGACACAAAGACAAAGCGAACTTTTAGCAGAAAAAACACAACTGCATGCCCAAGTGGAAACGTTTGAGCAACACAGAGAAGCCATCAAAACCGACATAGAAAGCAAGGAAAGCACCCTAAGCGAACAAAGGCAGCAACTTTCGCGTCAGAACGAAAAAATCCGCTATGAGCAAACCGAAGCCCAACGCAAGCGCGATAGGGAAAAATATCTTTTGGAGCGCAAAGGGCAGGTAGAAAAACAAATCGTAGAAACAAAACAAAACAATGAAAGTCAGCTTGCTCAAATTGGCGAACTAAGCCAAAGTCAGGCTTTTTTACAAAGTCAGGTCGAAAGTTTAGAGGCAGAATTAGCCAACATAGAAACACTTTACAAAAAGGAAAAGCAGGCGCACGACTTCAAACGCAGCGAACTCAATTTGGTGCAGGATAGGGTGAAAAATCTGCAAAGCGAAATTTTGGTACTCACAAAAGAAAAAGAGGTAAAAGAAGCACAACAGGCTGCCCTTTTGCAGGAAAATGAGCAGTTGGGTTTGGAATTTTCGGGGCAGGAAGCACAAATTGATAAAGTAAATACACAACTTTCCGAACTGGAAGGCTTGGTAGAAAGCCTACAAAGCGATTTAGACCAACAAAAAAACGAACAAGCGGAAAAGGAAAGGCTTATCGGACGCACCCAACAGGAAATTGAGAAAGAGAAAGAAGAAAAAAACAATCTTTTACGCCGTTATGATGCACAAAAAAACGAAGTAAAGTTGCTCAAAACGTTGGTAGAAAGTAAGGAAGGGTATTCGCAAACGGTTCAATATCTAACACAAAACTTTAATCAGGTGCGCCCTGCCGCCTCTGAAAACGCGCTTCCTACACCGCCTTTGCTGACCGAATTGCTCGATTGCCAGCCCGAATACATTGCGGCTCTGCAAACTTTTTTGCAGCCCTTTATGAATTTCTTTGTGGTTGAAAATGAGCAAATTGCGCTACAAACTTTTGCCCATTTGCAAGAAGCTAAAAAGGGCAAAGCGCAGTTTTTCGTCTTAGAAAGGCTCAAAGATTTGCCCACGCCCCTGCTTTTAGATGTGCCACAGGCACTTTCGGCTTTGGCAGTGGTGCGTTTTGAGGCAAAATACAAATCGCTTTTTTATGCCCTTCTTCAATCGCTCTACTTTGTGGAGGAGGATTTTGACCCTGCCCAAACCTTGCTGCACCCCCAAGCGGTTTTTATCCGAAAGGATACAACTTTGCTTTATGGTAAAAATGGTGAATTAAGCGGCGGACAAGCCAAAGCCCAAGACGAAAAAAGTCTTTTAATTGGTAAAAAACAGCAATTAGAGAATTTAGAAAAAAGTTTGGTGCTTTTGGAAGCGCAAATTCAGAACCAAACTGCCCAAATAACCACCTTAGAAAGCGAAAAGAAGGAGTTGGAAGCGAGCAGTTTGCAGGCAAGTATTCAAGAAAAGCAAAAACAATTAAACCGTTATTTGCAAGAAAAAATATCTGCACAGGCGCGTTTAGAGCAAATGCAAGCCTCTTTGGAGCGCAGTTTGCAGCGCAAGCAGGTTTCGAATGAAAAGGTAAGCAGGCTCAAAAATTCTATTGAAGGCTTAGAGCCACAAATTGCCGAAAAGCAGTTTGTTTTGAAAACCAACGAGGAAAAAAAGAACCAGTTAGCCGCCGATTTCGAGCGCGACAGTTTGCGATTTGAAGCGCAAGATGCGTTTTTCAAAGAAAAAAATAAGCAGTTGTATGAAGAAAAAGCGCGTTTGGAAAAAATACAACAAGAAACTGCTTTTAAAGAAAATGCCATTGCACAAAACGCAGAAAGGCTTTACGATTTAGAACAAGAGGCACAACAAATTCAGCAGGAAAGTCAAAAATTGCATCTGCAAATCGAGGCACACCAGCAGCAGGAACGCGAACTAAGCCTTTTGAGAAATGAGTGGCAGCAGGTCTATGAGGAGGAGCAAGCCGCCTTTCGTCTTTTGCGGGCGCAAGATGAGGAATTGAGCCAGCAAATTAGAAATACAAGCCGCAAGATACAAGAAAATAACAATTCACTTTTAGAAATACAAAATAAAATTGGCGAAAGCCGCCTCAAACTAACGGCATTGCAGGAGCGTTTGCAGGCAGAATTTAATTTGGTTTTGGAAGAAGAGCAGATGCAGCAGCGCAGGGTAGAAGATGAGCTATCCGACGAGGTTTTGATAGAGGAGATAGAGTCGGCAAAACGCCGTTTGCAGCGCATTGGGGCAATCAATGAAACGGCAAAAGAAGCCTATTTGGAAGTAAAAGAGCGGCATGATTTTATCACCTCAGAAAAAGACGACCTTGTAAAAGCCAAAGAATCTTTGGTAATGACCCTTGCCGAATTAGAAGCCGAAGCCGAAAAAAGTTTTTCGGAGGCTTTCACTACCATTCGCCAAAACTTTATCGCCGTCTTTCGCTCCCTCTTTTCAGACGAAGATAATTGCGATTTAAAACTGCTCAATCCGCAGCAGCCCCTCGATTCGCCCATCGAGATTTTGGCACAACCAAAAGGCAAAAGACCGCTGACTATCAAGCAGTTATCAGGAGGTGAAAAAACACTAACGGCAGTGGCGTTGCTTTTTTCTATCTATCTCTACAAGCCTGCACCTTTTTGCATCTTCGATGAAGTAGATGCGCCCTTAGATGATGCCAACATCGATAAATTTACGCGCATTATACAAAAGTTTTCAAAAGAGGTGCAGTTTATCGTCGTTACGCACAACAAGCGCACGATGGTCAGTACCGATGTCGTCTATGGCGTAACCATGCCCGAAATTGGCGTTTCGCGTGCTGTGCCTGTTTCTTTGAAGGGCTTGGCGGTAAATTAG
- a CDS encoding MBL fold metallo-hydrolase, whose translation MKIEQIYTGCLAHAAYYLESQGEAAIFDPLREVAPYIERAQKSGASIKYVFETHFHADFVSGHLDLAQKTGAKIVYGATAKPAFEAIIAQDGEVFKVGGATVKAIHTPGHTMESTTYLLIDEEGSEHGIITGDTLFIGDVGRPDLAQHVISDLTEEKLANLLYDSLRNKILPLADHLIVYPNHGAGSACGKKMSKETTDTLGNQKKTNYALRADMTREEFIKELLTGLTAPPQYFPQNVLMNIKGYDSLDTIMQKALQALSPEAFEAAANETQALVLDTRDAETFAKGFIPNSINIGLEGSFAQWVGEMILDLKHPILLITDEGKEEEAVVRLSRVGYDNTIGFLKGGIAAWQAAGKQMDSIERISAEELALRLEKGAVKVFDVRKKSEFDSQHIVGAQNIPLNQINQHLAELPKNEPFILHCAGGYRSMIAASMLKQRGWDNFVDVRGGFSAIEKTAVKTTEYVCPTTLL comes from the coding sequence ATGAAAATCGAACAAATCTATACAGGCTGTTTGGCACACGCTGCTTATTATTTGGAAAGCCAAGGCGAGGCGGCTATTTTTGACCCGCTGCGCGAAGTTGCGCCCTACATAGAACGCGCCCAAAAGTCGGGAGCGAGCATTAAATACGTTTTCGAAACACACTTTCACGCCGATTTTGTGAGCGGTCATTTGGATTTGGCACAAAAAACGGGAGCTAAAATTGTCTATGGTGCAACGGCAAAGCCTGCTTTTGAGGCGATTATTGCCCAAGATGGGGAAGTTTTTAAAGTAGGCGGCGCGACGGTAAAGGCTATCCATACACCCGGACACACGATGGAAAGTACCACCTACTTGCTCATTGACGAAGAAGGCAGCGAACATGGCATTATCACAGGCGACACGCTTTTTATAGGTGATGTAGGCAGACCCGATTTGGCGCAACACGTCATTTCCGACCTAACAGAGGAAAAATTGGCAAACCTTCTTTACGATTCTTTGCGCAATAAAATCTTACCACTTGCCGACCATCTTATCGTCTATCCAAACCATGGCGCAGGCAGTGCCTGTGGCAAAAAGATGAGCAAAGAAACTACCGATACGCTGGGCAATCAGAAAAAGACCAACTACGCCCTACGTGCCGACATGACACGCGAGGAATTTATCAAAGAACTTTTGACAGGCTTAACAGCTCCTCCCCAATATTTTCCTCAAAATGTTTTAATGAACATCAAAGGATATGACAGTTTGGATACCATTATGCAAAAAGCCTTGCAAGCCCTTTCGCCCGAAGCCTTCGAAGCAGCAGCCAACGAAACCCAAGCCCTTGTCTTAGATACGCGTGATGCCGAAACTTTTGCAAAAGGTTTTATTCCCAATAGCATCAATATCGGTTTGGAAGGCAGCTTTGCGCAGTGGGTCGGTGAAATGATTTTAGACCTCAAACACCCCATTTTGCTTATCACCGACGAAGGCAAGGAGGAAGAAGCCGTCGTGCGTCTTTCACGTGTAGGGTATGATAATACGATTGGCTTTTTGAAGGGCGGTATTGCAGCTTGGCAAGCGGCAGGCAAGCAAATGGATAGCATCGAGCGCATTTCGGCAGAGGAATTGGCTTTGCGTTTGGAAAAAGGGGCGGTCAAGGTTTTTGATGTCCGCAAAAAGAGTGAATTTGATTCGCAGCATATCGTAGGGGCGCAAAACATTCCACTCAATCAAATCAATCAGCACTTGGCAGAATTGCCTAAAAATGAACCTTTTATCCTGCATTGTGCAGGTGGATATCGTAGTATGATTGCCGCTTCTATGCTCAAACAACGCGGTTGGGATAATTTCGTAGATGTAAGAGGCGGATTTTCTGCCATAGAAAAAACGGCGGTCAAGACAACGGAATACGTTTGTCCGACTACTTTATTGTAA
- the trxA gene encoding thioredoxin, whose amino-acid sequence MENKTSFQDLIAGTTPVLVDFYADWCAPCRMMQPVLQDLAEKMGEQVKIVKINVDKNPSAAAAYGVRGIPTFVLFKEGKIINRKSGYMPLPEVENFVKGGL is encoded by the coding sequence ATGGAAAACAAAACTTCTTTTCAGGACTTAATTGCAGGCACAACGCCTGTCTTGGTGGATTTCTACGCCGATTGGTGCGCTCCCTGCCGCATGATGCAGCCTGTTTTGCAAGATTTAGCCGAAAAGATGGGTGAGCAGGTAAAGATTGTGAAAATCAATGTAGATAAAAACCCTTCGGCGGCAGCGGCTTATGGCGTGCGCGGGATTCCCACTTTTGTACTTTTCAAAGAAGGAAAAATCATCAATCGCAAATCTGGTTATATGCCTTTGCCCGAAGTTGAGAATTTTGTAAAGGGCGGTTTGTAG